CACCCCCGAAAAGCGGGCCCAGAATTTTGGTATGATTGGCGCTGCCTTTGGTCTAGGCTTCGTCATTGGGCCGGTGCTGGGCGGCAAGCTTGCTCACTTTGGCACCCAGGCTCCGTTCCTGGTCGCCGCCGCCCTTACCTTTCTGAATTTGCTCTACGGCTATTTCGTGTTGCCGGAGTCGTTGGCCAAGGAAAACCGTCGACCATTCAGTTGGAAACGGGCTAACCCGATTGGCTCGTTGCGGCAGTTGAAAAAGTACCCGGTCATCATGGGCATGGTGGCGTCCCTGATGCTGATATACATTGCTGCCCACGCCACTCAGAGCACCTGGTCGTACTACACCATGTACCGGTTTCACTGGAATGAAAGTCGGGTGGGCGATTCGCTGGGGGTAATTGGCATCCTAACAGCGCTGGTTCAGGGGGTGCTTATCCGCTATAGTGCGCCGGTTCTCGGCCCCAAACGCTCCGTTTTTCTGGGCCTGGGCCTTTATGCAGTGGGCTTTGCGCTATTTGCTTTTGCACCCGTAGGCTGGCTTATGTTTGCCTTCCTAGTTCCTTATTCCCTGGGCGGAATTGCCGGCCCGGCCTTGCAGGGCATCATGTCGGGGCAGGTCCCCCCCAACGAGCAGGGCGAGTTGCAAGGGGCCCTGACCAGCCTCATCAGCCTTACGTCTATCATCGGGCCGCCTTTGATGACCAATTTGTTTTCCTATTTCACTAGTTCTAAGGCTCCCGTACACTTTCCCGGGGCAGCCTTTCTCACCGGCTCGGCACTGGTCATAATCAGTATGCTGCTGGCTATGCGCTCCTTGCGGCACTACGTGGCCCCAACCTTACCCACAGCCGTGCCGGAGGAAGCCGTGGTGGGGCACTAGCGGCGTTGACGCGTTTTTTAACAGCAGTCCCAGTAGAAATAGGCCTTATCGAACTCCCGGTTTTGCAGGGCCAGCGGGGCAATAAAAAAGTGCGCTACCCCGGAGTCGCCGAACATAATCTGCTCGTCTATATCGATTTGCAGCAACTGCACGTCGGCGGCCGTTGCGGGGGAGTAGTCGCGCGGGTCACCCTGAGTAAACATGGCGTAGCCGCCCAGTTTGTGCCCTTCGCTGTTGAATAACTTCCCGAATTCCCGTTTCTGCTCCATCGGCAGCTTCTTTTGGTAGGCACGGGCATTGCGGCCGTTGAAATCGACGGTGAAGCGGGAATCTTCCAGGCCACCATACTCCGTGGTTAGCTCAAATTGCAGGCTGTGCTCACAATAAATCGGGCTATTGTCGTAGTGGTCAGCGGGCAGAAAGCTGAAATCCTGCTGGCAAGGCTGCGTGAGCTGCTCAGGGGTAAGGAAGAGCACTACATCCGCTGATTCGTAGCCTAAATCGGTGGGCACGTAGAACTGCAGCAGGCCCGCGGCAGGCAGCCAATCCGTGGCGGGCAACTCAGCCAGGTTGATCTGAGCCAGCAGCAACAATGGCACACCTTGCTCGTCGCACGGGTACACAACACTCAGGGGCAGAAACGGCAGGCCCCGAAACTTGCTGGTCGCCGACGCCGGTCCGTCTTCTCCTCTTGGGGTTGCCTTAATTTTTATGCTTTGCAGCGCGTACTGCTGGAGTTGCTCGGCGAAGGGCGCTAAGAATTCGGGAATCATAGAGTTAGCAGAAACGGTTAGTTGTTGCAGCCTGTAGCCCGGAGCTCCACCCTGCTTGTTTGGGCTCAATAACCGGCGGGATATCCTCCCCCGCAAGGTATCTTTACTTTCCATGGAAACCATTGCCTCCTCTACCCTACCCATCACGACTACCGACTCTTTCCTGAGCCAGGCTGCCCGCGACCTGCTCACGCGCTTTCCCGGCGCCGAGCTGTCGGATTTGGTGGTGGTAGTGCCTACGCGGCGGGCCGTGGTCTATCTGAAGAATGAGCTGAGTTTAGCCGCCGAAGTGGGCTCAGCGGTGTGGAGTCCGCGCGTAGCGGCCATGGAAGACTATATGGTGGAGCTCTCGGGCGTGCAGGTGGAGGAACCCATTGCCCTGCAGCTCTTGCTCTTCGACATCCTGCGCGACATTGACCCCAAGCTCGACTTCGACCAGTTTGTGGGCTGGTCGGGGCTGCTGGTGCAGGACTTCTCCCACCTCGACCAGAACCTGGCCTCGCCGGCCAAAGTGTTTGAGTACCTGACCCAGGCCAAGGCGCTGGAACGCTGGGATCTGGCCGATACGCCCACCGAAGTCAGCACCACGGCGGCTTACTTCCGCTTCTGGGACGACCTGGAAAAAGTGTATTGGCGCCTGCGCCGCCGCATGGAGCAAACCCACCTGGCTTACCCCGGCCTGGCCTACCGCCTGGCCGTAAATAAGGTACAAAACCGCCTGGAGCACGGCGACACCCTGCCCCGGCACGTGTTTCTGGGCCTGGGCTCCTTATCGAGGGCCGAGCAACGTTTGATTCAGTTGCTGCTCAAGGAAGGCCGGGCCGAGGTGCGCTTCGACGGGGATGCGTTTTACCTGGAAACCGACTCGCCCAACCGCGCCGGCCAGCACCTGCGCCAGTACCGCAAAAACTGGGATTTGCCGGCCGAGGCTTTCGGGGACACCGGCACCGGTTTGCCTAATTTGCTGCGCACCCTGGAGCGGGAAATTCAGTTTGTGGGCGTGGCCAACGCCAGCATGCAGGGCAAAGTGGCCGGGCAGCTGCTGGCCGCTTCGCGCCGGGAAAACCCGCGGGCCAAAGTAGCCGTGGTGCTGCCCGACGAAACCCTGCTGCTGCCGGTGCTCCACGGCTTGCCGCCCGAGGAAGTGCCCGAGTACAACGTGACCATGGGTTTGAGCTTTCAGAGCACCCCCTTGTTCAACCTGGTAGACCTGCTGTTTGAAGTGCACTTAACGGGCATTCGGGAGGGCAGCGCCGAAACCGGCTACGGGGTGCCGCGCTACCACCACCTAGCCGTGAGCAAGCTGCTGGGTCACCCGTTTCTGCGGCGCTACCAGCAGTGGCTCGACAAGCAGCCCCAGAAGCAGTACCATGGTTTGCTCGACAAAATCTGCAACCAGATTATCAAGCGCAACGCCGTGCTGCTGCCGGCTTCGGAGCTGCTGGAACTAGGCCAGCAGCACCCACTGGTAGAGGCGCTGTTTGCCACCTGGGACACCTGCGACGATATCATTGCGGCCTGCTACACGCTCATTGATCTGCTCAAAAAGGCCTATCAGGACCAACATTCGGCCATTGAGGCGGAGTATCTGTTCCTGTTCTTTACCTTGGTCAAGCGCCTGGATTCGGTGTTTGACTGCCGGGAACAGCGGCTGTCGGTGCGCTCCTTCCGCCGGTTTCTCTACGAGCAGATGACCCGCACCCGCCTGCCTTTCAGCGGGGAACCCATTGCCGACGTGCAGGTGATGGGCCTGCTCGAAACCCGGGCCCTGGACTTTGACCACGTCATTATCCTGAGCTGCAACGAGCGGGTGCTGCCAGCCCCGAAGAACAACTCCTCGCTGTTCCCTTACGACGTGCTGACGCAGTTCAAGATGCCCACCTACGCCGACCACGAGGCGGCCACGGCCCACCAGTTCTGGCGTCTGCTGCAGCGGGCCCGCCGCGTGGATTTGCTGCACGTACTGCCCGGCGCCGAGGGCACCCGCACCGGGGAGAGAAGCCGCTTCCTGCTCCAGATTCAGAACGACTTACTGCCTCAGAACCCGAACCTGATCCTGCGCGACCTGACGGCCAGCGTCCTGGACGACGCGCCCGACTCGGCCGCCCGGCGCGAGTACGGGGGCGACTTGGTGCTGGAAAAAGACCCTGAAATGCTGGCTGCCCTGCGGGAGCTGCTGGAAAAAGGCCTTTCGCCCTCAGCCCTGAATCAGTACCTGAATTGCTCCTTGCAGTTTTATTTCGCCCGCCTGGCCAAGTTCAAGGAAAACGACGAAGTAGAGGAAAAGCTGGAGGCCGACAGCTTCGGCACGGTGGTCCACGAAACCTTGGAAATGCTGTTTCAGCCCTTTGTGGAAGGCAAAAAAGCCATAACGACCGAGGATATTCCGGTGCTCATCCGCCTGATTCCCCAGGAGCTGGAGCGGGCCCTGCGCCACGAGCAGGACGAGCGCCACGCCCGCGCCGATGAGGGCCTCAACCACGTGCTGGGTCAGGTGGCCGCCCAGCTGGTGCGCCGCTACCTGGAAGGCCTCGCCGAAACGCCCGGTGCCCTTCCCTTGCGCGTGGTGGCCCTAGAAAAAATCCTGGATGCCCGCGTACCCGTGACGCTGCCCAGCGGCGAGGCCTTCGACCTGATTGTGTTCGGCTACACCGACCGGCTCGACGAGCTGCCCGACGGCCGCCTGCGGGTGGTCGACTACAAAACCGGCCTGGTACAGCCCTACGACCTAAAGCTGCAGAAGCGCGGCGACGATGCGGCGGCCGCCACTCAGCGCCTGCTCCACGACGCCACCTCCTCGGCCGACAAGGTACGGCAGCTCTGGCTGTACCGCTTTATGCTGGAACACGCCGGCCAGCCCGCCGCCGATGCCGCCATTATTTCCTTGCGCAACCTCGCGGCTGGCCCCATGACAGCCGACATGGCCTTCCTGACCGAAGACGGCACCTCGTTCGTGGAAAAGGGCAAAGCGTTGCTGAATGAGTTTGCCCAGAAAATCCTGGACCCACTGGAGCCCATCCGCAAAACCGACGATTTGGAACGGTGCCAGTACTGCCCTTACCGCGGTATCTGCGCCCGTTAAATGGTTAGTTTATATAGTCTCTCATCCTGAGTTCCGCGAAAGACCTTATCACGGTAGCTCGACAACCGTAGCAACGACTCGCCGCCCCCGTGACAAGGACCTTTGTAGGGCTCAGGATGACAGGCCATTTTTAACCAGCCAGAAAAAACCTGGCAGGGAGCCTTACCTTTGCTTTCTTCATCTCTCTACTTCCCACAAAAAAAGACATATCATGGACGAATTCATGCAGGCCGCCATCGACGAGGCGCGGCAGGGCCGCCAGGAAGGCGGGATTCCCATCGGCTCGGTACTGGTGCGCGACGGCAAAATCGTGGCCCGGGGCCGCAACAAGCGCGTGCAGGAAGACAACCCCATCAAGCACGGCGAAATGGACTGCCTCTTCAACGCCGGCCGCCAGCGCAGCTACCGCGACACCGTTATCTACACCACCCTGATGCCCTGCTACATGTGCGCCGGTACCATCGTGCAGTTCAAGATTCCGAAGGTGATGGTGGGCGAGTCGCGCACGTTTGGCGAGTCGCGGGCCTTTTTGGAA
Above is a genomic segment from Hymenobacter cellulosivorans containing:
- a CDS encoding YwqG family protein, giving the protein MIPEFLAPFAEQLQQYALQSIKIKATPRGEDGPASATSKFRGLPFLPLSVVYPCDEQGVPLLLLAQINLAELPATDWLPAAGLLQFYVPTDLGYESADVVLFLTPEQLTQPCQQDFSFLPADHYDNSPIYCEHSLQFELTTEYGGLEDSRFTVDFNGRNARAYQKKLPMEQKREFGKLFNSEGHKLGGYAMFTQGDPRDYSPATAADVQLLQIDIDEQIMFGDSGVAHFFIAPLALQNREFDKAYFYWDCC
- a CDS encoding nucleoside deaminase: MDEFMQAAIDEARQGRQEGGIPIGSVLVRDGKIVARGRNKRVQEDNPIKHGEMDCLFNAGRQRSYRDTVIYTTLMPCYMCAGTIVQFKIPKVMVGESRTFGESRAFLESHGVEVVDLDLQECVDIMNEFVEAEPTLWNEDIMEL
- a CDS encoding TCR/Tet family MFS transporter, giving the protein MSDKRQAALGFIFITLLLDVIGFGIIIPVIPRLISNLTGGTISDASRYGGWLMFAFASMQFLFSPILGNLSDQYGRRPVLLFALLGFGLDYLVVAFAPTIAWLFVGRIIAGITGASFTTASAYIADISTPEKRAQNFGMIGAAFGLGFVIGPVLGGKLAHFGTQAPFLVAAALTFLNLLYGYFVLPESLAKENRRPFSWKRANPIGSLRQLKKYPVIMGMVASLMLIYIAAHATQSTWSYYTMYRFHWNESRVGDSLGVIGILTALVQGVLIRYSAPVLGPKRSVFLGLGLYAVGFALFAFAPVGWLMFAFLVPYSLGGIAGPALQGIMSGQVPPNEQGELQGALTSLISLTSIIGPPLMTNLFSYFTSSKAPVHFPGAAFLTGSALVIISMLLAMRSLRHYVAPTLPTAVPEEAVVGH
- a CDS encoding PD-(D/E)XK nuclease family protein, which encodes METIASSTLPITTTDSFLSQAARDLLTRFPGAELSDLVVVVPTRRAVVYLKNELSLAAEVGSAVWSPRVAAMEDYMVELSGVQVEEPIALQLLLFDILRDIDPKLDFDQFVGWSGLLVQDFSHLDQNLASPAKVFEYLTQAKALERWDLADTPTEVSTTAAYFRFWDDLEKVYWRLRRRMEQTHLAYPGLAYRLAVNKVQNRLEHGDTLPRHVFLGLGSLSRAEQRLIQLLLKEGRAEVRFDGDAFYLETDSPNRAGQHLRQYRKNWDLPAEAFGDTGTGLPNLLRTLEREIQFVGVANASMQGKVAGQLLAASRRENPRAKVAVVLPDETLLLPVLHGLPPEEVPEYNVTMGLSFQSTPLFNLVDLLFEVHLTGIREGSAETGYGVPRYHHLAVSKLLGHPFLRRYQQWLDKQPQKQYHGLLDKICNQIIKRNAVLLPASELLELGQQHPLVEALFATWDTCDDIIAACYTLIDLLKKAYQDQHSAIEAEYLFLFFTLVKRLDSVFDCREQRLSVRSFRRFLYEQMTRTRLPFSGEPIADVQVMGLLETRALDFDHVIILSCNERVLPAPKNNSSLFPYDVLTQFKMPTYADHEAATAHQFWRLLQRARRVDLLHVLPGAEGTRTGERSRFLLQIQNDLLPQNPNLILRDLTASVLDDAPDSAARREYGGDLVLEKDPEMLAALRELLEKGLSPSALNQYLNCSLQFYFARLAKFKENDEVEEKLEADSFGTVVHETLEMLFQPFVEGKKAITTEDIPVLIRLIPQELERALRHEQDERHARADEGLNHVLGQVAAQLVRRYLEGLAETPGALPLRVVALEKILDARVPVTLPSGEAFDLIVFGYTDRLDELPDGRLRVVDYKTGLVQPYDLKLQKRGDDAAAATQRLLHDATSSADKVRQLWLYRFMLEHAGQPAADAAIISLRNLAAGPMTADMAFLTEDGTSFVEKGKALLNEFAQKILDPLEPIRKTDDLERCQYCPYRGICAR